One segment of Primulina tabacum isolate GXHZ01 chromosome 14, ASM2559414v2, whole genome shotgun sequence DNA contains the following:
- the LOC142524692 gene encoding fructose-1,6-bisphosphatase, cytosolic: MDHEGDAMRTDLMTITRFVLNEQSKYPESRGDFTILLSHIVLGCKFVCSSVSKAGLAKLIGLAGETNVQGEEQKKLDVLSNEVFIKALVSSGRTCILVSEEDEEALFVEPSHRGKYCVVFDPLDGSSNIDCGVSIGTIFGIYMIKDDCEPTIENVLQPGKNMLAAGYCMYGSSCTLVLSTGTGVNGFTLDPSLGEFILTHPDIKIPKKGIIYSVNEGNAKNWDGPTAKYVDKCKFPKDGLPAKSLRYIGSMVADVHRTLLYGGIFLYPADKKSPNGKLRVLYEVFPMSFLMEQAGGQAFTGKQRALDLVPKKIHERSPIFLGSYDDVEEIIALYAAERQS, from the exons ATGGATCACGAGGGGGATGCGATGCGGACAGATTTGATGACCATTACTCGGTTCGTGTTGAATGAGCAATCCAAATATCCGGAGTCTCGCGGGGACTTCACCATATTGCTCAGTCACATAGTTCTTGGCTGCAAGTTCGTTTGCTCTTCTGTTAGCAAG GCAGGTTTGGCCAAACTCATAGGGCTCGCAGGTGAGACCAACGTGCAG GGCGAAGAGCAGAAGAAATTAGATGTGCTCTCGAATGAAGTTTTCATCAAGGCATTGGTCAGCAGCGGCAGAACA TGCATCCTTGTctcagaagaggatgaagaagCACTATTTGTAGAACCATCCCACAGAGGAAA GTATTGTGTTGTGTTCGATCCTCTGGATGGGTCGTCCAATATCGACTGTGGTGTTTCCATCGGAACC ATATTTGGGATTTACATGATCAAAGATGACTGTGAACCAACGATAGAAAATGTATTACAACCAGGAAAGAACATGTTGGCTGCTGGCTACTGCATGTATGGGAGCTCTTGCACG CTTGTTTTAAGTACTGGAACTGGAGTCAATGGTTTCACGCTCGATCCATCTCTTGGAGAGTTTATATTGACTCATCCTGATATCAAG ATCCCAAAGAAAGGAATAATATATTCTGTTAATGAAGGAAATGCCAAGAACTGGGATGGCCCAACTGCAAA GTATGTGGATAAATGCAAGTTCCCTAAAGATGGCTTGCCAGCAAAATCTCTACGATACATTGGAAG TATGGTAGCGGATGTACATCGCACATTGCTCTATGGAGGCATCTTTCTGTACCCAGCGGACAAGAAAAGCCCGAACGGAAAACTGAG GGTTCTCTACGAAGTTTTCCCAATGTCATTTTTGATGGAACAAGCTGGAGGACAGGCATTCACAGGGAAACAAAGG GCACTTGACTTAGTTCCTAAAAAGATACACGAGCGTTCTCCAATATTCCTCGGTAGCTACGATGACGTTGAGGAGATCATAGCATTGTATGCAGCCGAAAGACAAAGTTGA